In Burkholderia sp. WP9, a genomic segment contains:
- a CDS encoding ISAs1 family transposase codes for MSGAEGWDDIEDWGVERLAWLRQYLKLRNGIPGHDTIRRVFEALSPAALESRFVEWVQGVCGAVDGRVIAIDGKALRGSRSVARDTRALHLVSAYAAEMGLTLGQQPCQAKSNEIEAIKELLPALALEGAVVTIDAIGCQTEIARRIVDGGGDYVLAVKDNQPTLATALREFFACLNQPGYPSRPCDTHETVDKGHGRFETRRCVVVGELAWLDAIELRARWPNLRSVARIESQRETHGQVQTETRYVISSLPADAPRIMYVARTYWAIENGLHWCLDVTFGEDARQIRLRNAALNFSFLRRLAINLFRADSSRALSLPRKRKAAAWNPDYLAQVLKLQPI; via the coding sequence ATGTCAGGCGCCGAAGGCTGGGACGACATCGAAGACTGGGGTGTGGAGCGCCTGGCATGGCTGCGCCAGTATCTAAAGCTGCGTAACGGTATTCCAGGTCACGACACAATCCGGCGAGTGTTTGAGGCGCTGTCGCCTGCGGCGCTCGAAAGCCGGTTTGTCGAATGGGTCCAGGGCGTATGTGGTGCTGTCGACGGACGGGTGATTGCAATTGATGGCAAGGCGTTGCGCGGCTCGCGTTCGGTGGCGCGCGACACCCGTGCGCTGCACCTGGTGTCGGCGTATGCGGCCGAGATGGGGCTGACGCTGGGACAGCAGCCGTGTCAGGCCAAATCCAACGAGATTGAGGCGATCAAGGAATTGCTGCCGGCACTGGCGCTCGAAGGTGCAGTGGTGACGATCGATGCGATCGGCTGTCAGACCGAAATCGCCAGGCGGATCGTCGACGGCGGCGGCGATTATGTGCTCGCCGTCAAAGACAATCAGCCGACGCTGGCCACCGCGCTGCGCGAGTTCTTCGCCTGCCTGAATCAACCCGGCTATCCGTCACGGCCATGCGATACCCACGAAACCGTCGACAAAGGCCATGGCCGGTTCGAGACGCGCCGCTGCGTGGTGGTGGGCGAGCTCGCGTGGCTCGACGCCATCGAATTACGCGCACGCTGGCCGAATCTGCGCTCGGTGGCACGTATTGAGTCCCAGCGCGAGACGCACGGCCAAGTCCAGACCGAAACGCGCTACGTGATCAGTTCGCTGCCGGCCGACGCCCCGCGCATCATGTACGTCGCACGTACCTACTGGGCTATCGAGAATGGCCTGCATTGGTGCCTGGATGTCACCTTTGGCGAAGACGCCAGACAGATCAGGTTACGCAATGCCGCTCTGAATTTCTCCTTCCTGCGCAGGCTTGCCATCAACCTGTTCCGTGCCGATTCATCGCGCGCGCTCAGCCTGCCCCGAAAGCGTAAAGCCGCTGCCTGGAATCCCGACTACCTCGCACAGGTCTTGAAATTACAGCCGATTTGA
- a CDS encoding hydroxymethylpyrimidine/phosphomethylpyrimidine kinase, with product MPSDTPPIVLTFGLSDPTGGSGLQADLMTLASMGCHGVSVLTGYTVRDSASCDEVTGLDPEEVATQARMLLEDMPIAAFKVGACTRAEVVSAIAEVVADYDDIPLILAPDFTLDDEHVLSADELREAIADLLAPQTTLLVADAATLLALAQPDGDAEAPSLDAAISHLLSQGCEYILSTETGTHRHVNTLFSEDGQLRQDMWDRGSHRIMGLTDTLGSAIAALLANGQEPAEAVREAQEYLYQAVRNAFRPGMGAYMPDRFFWARSSDDETPPAAGKDAAPGEARH from the coding sequence ATGCCCAGCGATACGCCTCCGATCGTCCTCACCTTCGGCCTTTCCGATCCCACCGGCGGCTCCGGCCTGCAAGCCGACCTGATGACCCTTGCCAGCATGGGCTGCCACGGCGTCTCCGTGCTGACGGGCTACACCGTGCGTGACTCGGCGAGCTGCGACGAAGTCACCGGGCTCGACCCCGAAGAGGTCGCGACCCAGGCCCGCATGCTGCTCGAAGACATGCCAATCGCCGCGTTCAAGGTGGGGGCCTGCACTCGCGCGGAAGTGGTGAGCGCGATTGCCGAAGTCGTCGCCGATTACGACGATATTCCGCTGATTCTCGCCCCCGACTTCACGCTCGACGACGAGCACGTCCTCTCCGCTGACGAACTGCGCGAAGCAATCGCCGATCTGCTGGCGCCGCAAACCACCTTGCTGGTCGCCGACGCGGCCACGCTGCTCGCGCTCGCCCAGCCGGACGGCGACGCGGAGGCGCCGAGCCTCGACGCCGCCATCTCGCATCTGCTGTCGCAAGGCTGCGAATATATTCTGTCGACGGAGACCGGCACGCACCGCCACGTCAACACGCTTTTCAGCGAAGACGGCCAGTTGCGTCAGGACATGTGGGACCGTGGCAGCCACCGGATCATGGGGCTGACGGATACGTTGGGCTCGGCGATTGCCGCGTTGCTGGCGAACGGCCAGGAGCCTGCTGAAGCCGTGCGCGAGGCGCAGGAGTATTTGTACCAGGCCGTGCGCAACGCGTTCCGGCCGGGCATGGGCGCGTATATGCCGGACCGTTTCTTTTGGGCGCGCAGCAGCGACGACGAAACGCCGCCCGCGGCGGGCAAGGACGCGGCGCCGGGCGAAGCGCGGCATTGA
- the groL gene encoding chaperonin GroEL (60 kDa chaperone family; promotes refolding of misfolded polypeptides especially under stressful conditions; forms two stacked rings of heptamers to form a barrel-shaped 14mer; ends can be capped by GroES; misfolded proteins enter the barrel where they are refolded when GroES binds) — translation MAAKDVVFGDSARAKMVEGVNILANAVKVTLGPKGRNVVLERSFGGPTVTKDGVSVAKEIELKDKLQNMGAQMVKEVASKTSDNAGDGTTTATVLAQSIVREGMKYVASGMNPMDLKRGIDKAVTAAIEELRKISKPCTTNKEIAQVGAISANSDSSIGDRIAEAMDKVGKEGVITVEDGKSLQDELDVVEGMQFDRGYLSPYFINNPDKQVAVLENPFVLLHDKKVSNIRDLLPVLEQVAKAGRPLLIIAEDVEGEALATLVVNNIRGILKTVAVKAPGFGDRRKAMLEDIAILTGGQVIAEETGLTLEKATLAELGQAKRIEVGKENTTIIDGAGEAANIEARVKQVRTQIEEATSDYDREKLQERVAKLAGGVAVIKVGAATEVEMKEKKARVEDALHATRAAVEEGIVAGGGVALIRARTAIAGLKGANADQDAGIKIVLRAMEEPLRQIVTNGGEEASVVVAAVAAGQGNYGYNAATGEYVDLVDAGVVDPTKVTRTALQNAASVAGLLLTTDAAVCELPKEDAPMAGGMPGGMGGMGMDM, via the coding sequence ATGGCAGCTAAAGACGTCGTATTCGGTGATTCCGCCCGTGCCAAGATGGTTGAAGGCGTGAACATCCTCGCGAACGCTGTGAAGGTCACGCTGGGCCCGAAGGGTCGCAACGTTGTGCTGGAACGCAGCTTCGGCGGCCCGACGGTCACCAAGGACGGTGTGTCGGTCGCGAAAGAGATCGAACTGAAAGACAAGCTCCAGAACATGGGCGCGCAAATGGTCAAGGAAGTGGCTTCCAAGACCAGCGACAACGCAGGTGACGGCACCACGACCGCAACGGTCCTGGCTCAGTCGATCGTCCGCGAAGGCATGAAGTACGTTGCATCGGGCATGAACCCGATGGACCTGAAGCGCGGTATCGACAAGGCTGTGACGGCCGCAATCGAAGAGCTGCGCAAGATCAGCAAGCCGTGCACGACCAACAAGGAAATCGCACAAGTTGGCGCGATTTCGGCAAACAGCGACTCGTCGATCGGCGATCGTATCGCTGAAGCGATGGACAAGGTCGGCAAGGAAGGCGTGATCACCGTCGAAGACGGCAAGTCGCTGCAAGACGAGCTGGACGTTGTCGAAGGCATGCAATTCGACCGCGGCTACCTGTCGCCGTACTTCATCAACAACCCGGACAAGCAAGTCGCCGTGTTGGAGAACCCGTTCGTGCTGCTGCACGACAAGAAGGTGTCGAACATCCGTGATCTGCTGCCGGTCCTGGAACAAGTCGCTAAGGCTGGCCGTCCGCTGCTGATCATTGCAGAAGACGTCGAAGGCGAAGCACTGGCAACGCTGGTTGTGAACAACATCCGCGGCATCCTGAAGACTGTTGCTGTCAAGGCTCCGGGCTTCGGCGATCGTCGTAAGGCCATGCTGGAAGACATCGCGATCCTGACCGGCGGTCAAGTCATCGCTGAAGAAACCGGCCTGACGCTCGAAAAGGCAACGCTGGCTGAACTGGGCCAGGCGAAGCGTATCGAAGTGGGCAAGGAAAACACCACGATCATCGACGGCGCTGGCGAAGCTGCGAACATCGAAGCACGTGTGAAGCAAGTTCGCACGCAAATCGAAGAAGCAACGTCGGACTACGACCGTGAAAAGCTGCAAGAGCGCGTTGCCAAGCTGGCAGGCGGTGTTGCAGTGATCAAGGTCGGCGCTGCGACCGAAGTCGAAATGAAGGAAAAGAAGGCACGTGTCGAAGACGCACTGCACGCAACGCGCGCAGCTGTGGAAGAAGGCATCGTGGCAGGTGGCGGCGTCGCGCTGATCCGCGCACGTACGGCTATCGCTGGCCTGAAGGGCGCTAACGCCGATCAGGACGCAGGTATCAAGATCGTGCTGCGCGCGATGGAAGAGCCGCTGCGTCAGATCGTCACGAACGGTGGCGAAGAAGCCAGCGTCGTGGTGGCAGCAGTTGCTGCTGGCCAAGGCAACTACGGCTACAACGCAGCAACCGGCGAGTACGTCGACCTGGTCGACGCTGGTGTTGTCGACCCGACGAAGGTGACGCGCACGGCGCTGCAAAACGCAGCTTCGGTCGCAGGTCTTCTGCTGACGACCGACGCAGCTGTTTGCGAACTGCCGAAGGAAGATGCACCGATGGCTGGCGGCATGCCCGGCGGCATGGGCGGCATGGGCATGGACATGTAA
- the groES gene encoding co-chaperone GroES, with product MNLRPLHDRVIVKRLDQETKTASGIVIPEAAAEKPDQGEILAVGPGKRDDKGAQIALDVKVGDRVLFGKYAGQTVKVDGNELLVMREEDIMAVVQK from the coding sequence ATGAACCTTCGTCCTTTGCATGATCGCGTGATCGTCAAACGTCTGGATCAAGAAACCAAGACTGCGTCGGGCATCGTGATCCCCGAAGCCGCAGCGGAAAAGCCGGATCAAGGCGAAATCCTGGCAGTCGGCCCGGGCAAGCGTGACGATAAGGGTGCCCAGATCGCACTCGACGTGAAGGTTGGTGACCGCGTTCTGTTCGGCAAGTACGCAGGCCAGACCGTCAAGGTCGACGGCAACGAACTGCTCGTGATGCGCGAAGAAGACATCATGGCCGTGGTGCAGAAGTAA
- a CDS encoding DUF4148 domain-containing protein — protein MENLPEKWLTFSALALLLAGCAAGSIPQSEAHLSTSQCRDLAALKNNAPPTAERNRSELAALRKAGYDPSPWFDPHYPEDLQAAQRQVDSWFQAECQQAPPA, from the coding sequence ATGGAAAACCTACCGGAAAAGTGGCTGACGTTTTCCGCGCTGGCTTTGTTGCTCGCTGGCTGCGCGGCGGGCAGCATCCCGCAAAGCGAAGCGCATCTGAGCACATCGCAGTGCCGTGACCTGGCCGCGCTCAAGAACAACGCCCCTCCGACCGCGGAGCGAAACCGCAGCGAACTGGCAGCTCTCAGGAAAGCGGGCTACGACCCGTCACCGTGGTTCGACCCGCACTACCCGGAGGATCTACAAGCGGCACAGCGCCAGGTCGACAGCTGGTTCCAGGCGGAATGCCAGCAGGCGCCGCCCGCCTGA
- a CDS encoding NRAMP family divalent metal transporter, whose product MATPANVSPPRSAVLDSAHIGDIKGALGTIAHHDTAPRTNWWARLRTLLAILGPGLIVMVGDNDAGAFGTYTQAGQNYGTTLLWTMLPLVPVLFVNQEMVLRLGAVTGVGHARLIFERFGKFWGAFSVVDLFILNALTIVTEFIGITFVLEFFGVSKVLGVCIAAALTMAAVSTGNFRRFERFALVLCLLSLLLVPVLVSVHPPVAQMTRDFLIPNWPAHSKLSDVMLLVIGIVGTTVAPWQLFFQQSYIVDKRITPRFMKYEKADLWIGIVFVLIGAVAMISFCAALFAGKPEFGNFTDAGGVIAGLDKYVGRTAAVIFAVALLDACIIGAAAVSLSTAYAIGDVFKIRHSLHRGVTDAKGFYLVYFAIVMLAAALVLIPGSPLGLLTEAVQTLAGVLLPSATVFLLLLCNDKAVLGPWVNSRKLNLFTGAVIWVLVMLSIILTASVMYPDISGQTILEVLGGGTLLAIAGYAATTGFRKLRQEPADGETHSDVSGDPKEARDTWRMPPLNELPAPRLTLSSRIWMSVLRGYLIVAVCLVIAKVVQMTLLR is encoded by the coding sequence ATGGCCACTCCAGCTAACGTTTCACCGCCACGCAGCGCCGTGCTTGACTCTGCGCACATTGGCGACATCAAGGGTGCGTTGGGCACCATCGCCCACCACGACACTGCGCCGCGCACCAACTGGTGGGCACGCTTGCGTACGCTGCTTGCCATTCTCGGCCCCGGCCTTATCGTGATGGTCGGCGATAACGACGCCGGCGCCTTTGGTACGTACACCCAGGCCGGACAGAACTATGGGACCACCTTGCTGTGGACCATGCTGCCACTGGTGCCAGTCCTCTTCGTCAACCAGGAGATGGTGCTGCGACTCGGCGCCGTCACTGGTGTCGGCCACGCGCGCCTCATCTTCGAACGATTCGGTAAATTCTGGGGCGCGTTCAGCGTTGTCGACCTCTTCATCCTGAACGCGCTCACTATCGTGACTGAGTTCATCGGCATTACCTTCGTGCTCGAATTCTTCGGCGTCTCCAAGGTTCTGGGCGTCTGCATTGCTGCGGCGCTGACCATGGCTGCTGTCAGCACAGGCAATTTCAGGCGCTTCGAACGCTTCGCCCTGGTGCTGTGCCTGCTGAGTCTCTTGCTGGTGCCCGTGCTGGTGTCGGTTCACCCGCCGGTTGCCCAGATGACGCGAGACTTCCTGATTCCCAACTGGCCTGCCCACTCGAAACTGAGCGACGTGATGCTGCTCGTCATCGGCATTGTCGGTACTACCGTCGCGCCGTGGCAGCTGTTTTTCCAGCAAAGCTACATAGTCGACAAACGCATCACGCCGCGTTTCATGAAGTACGAAAAAGCAGACCTGTGGATTGGCATTGTGTTCGTGCTGATCGGTGCGGTGGCGATGATTTCGTTCTGTGCCGCGCTGTTTGCCGGGAAGCCCGAGTTTGGCAATTTCACGGACGCGGGTGGCGTCATCGCCGGCCTGGACAAATACGTGGGGCGCACGGCGGCCGTCATCTTCGCCGTGGCGCTGCTCGATGCCTGCATCATCGGCGCGGCGGCGGTATCGCTTTCGACCGCATATGCCATCGGCGACGTGTTCAAGATTCGCCACTCGCTTCACCGCGGCGTGACGGACGCGAAGGGCTTCTACCTGGTGTACTTTGCCATTGTCATGCTGGCTGCGGCGCTCGTTCTGATTCCCGGAAGCCCACTCGGACTCCTGACTGAAGCCGTGCAAACGCTTGCTGGCGTGTTGCTCCCCAGTGCGACGGTGTTCCTGCTGCTTCTGTGTAACGACAAGGCTGTGCTGGGTCCGTGGGTCAATTCGAGGAAGCTGAACCTGTTCACGGGCGCCGTCATCTGGGTTCTGGTGATGCTGTCGATCATCCTCACCGCTTCTGTCATGTACCCAGATATCTCCGGCCAGACCATCCTTGAGGTGCTCGGTGGGGGCACGCTGCTTGCGATCGCGGGCTATGCCGCAACGACCGGGTTTCGCAAGCTTCGCCAGGAGCCGGCGGATGGCGAAACTCACAGCGACGTGTCGGGCGATCCGAAGGAGGCCCGTGACACGTGGCGCATGCCACCGTTGAACGAGTTGCCGGCGCCGCGGCTGACGTTGTCCAGCCGCATCTGGATGAGTGTGCTGCGCGGCTATCTCATCGTCGCTGTCTGCCTCGTCATCGCTAAAGTCGTGCAGATGACCCTGCTGCGGTGA
- a CDS encoding carbohydrate porin, which translates to MKKTLKTTLLMFSAPLSLTCLLSLGIVQPALAQASGEASPATTPAESAPSSSPLATDATQAEQTPPAPTGFWDRAALFGDMGGLRPWLGDHGVTLSLQETSEYLNNLSGGVKRGGAYDGLTQLAVVVDTQRAFGLPGGTFNVSALQIHGTNLTQRNLLTLQSASGIEADATTRLWELWYQQSLSGGKVDVKVGQQSLDQEFMVSQFATPFMNATFGWPVLPSVDMPAGGPAYPLSSLGLRVRAKPSDSWTVLAGVFDGNPAGSDVGDPQKQNSHGTNFNLHNGALFIGEVQYALNPAPSDPSDRKSAGLPGTYKLGFWYNTGQFADQRLDNTGVSLASPATTGVPQRHRGNYSFYAVADQMIWRPSADSPQSVGVFARIMGAPGDRNLVDLGVNAGVTLKAPFKGRDNDIVGLAVGYAKIGSHAQGLASDTASLTTPGYPSRSAETIIEATYQFQVTPWWQMQADFQYAFRPAGGIPNPEKPSERVGNEAVVGVRATIVF; encoded by the coding sequence ATGAAGAAAACCCTCAAGACCACATTGCTGATGTTCAGCGCGCCCCTCAGCCTGACCTGCCTGCTCTCTCTCGGCATTGTGCAGCCCGCGCTGGCCCAGGCGAGCGGCGAAGCCTCGCCTGCCACGACGCCGGCCGAGTCCGCGCCGTCGTCTTCGCCGCTCGCAACGGACGCGACTCAGGCGGAACAAACCCCGCCGGCGCCGACCGGTTTCTGGGACCGTGCGGCACTTTTCGGTGACATGGGTGGCTTGCGGCCCTGGCTCGGCGACCACGGTGTAACCTTAAGTCTGCAAGAAACCAGCGAGTACTTGAATAACCTCTCCGGAGGCGTCAAACGCGGTGGCGCCTACGACGGGCTGACGCAACTTGCTGTCGTGGTGGATACGCAAAGGGCGTTCGGGCTGCCGGGTGGGACGTTCAACGTTTCGGCACTGCAGATTCATGGCACCAACCTCACCCAGCGCAATTTGCTAACGCTGCAGAGTGCGAGCGGCATCGAAGCCGATGCGACGACCCGCCTGTGGGAACTCTGGTATCAGCAATCGCTGTCCGGCGGCAAGGTGGATGTCAAAGTCGGTCAGCAAAGTCTCGACCAGGAGTTCATGGTGAGCCAGTTCGCGACGCCGTTCATGAACGCGACATTCGGATGGCCCGTGCTCCCCTCGGTCGACATGCCGGCGGGTGGCCCGGCTTACCCGCTTTCGTCACTGGGTTTGCGGGTACGCGCCAAACCGTCCGACTCGTGGACAGTGTTGGCCGGCGTGTTCGACGGTAACCCCGCGGGCAGTGATGTCGGCGACCCGCAGAAACAGAACAGTCACGGCACGAACTTCAACCTGCATAACGGCGCGCTGTTCATTGGTGAAGTGCAGTACGCGCTCAACCCGGCACCGTCTGACCCTTCTGACCGGAAATCTGCCGGCCTCCCCGGCACCTACAAGCTGGGCTTCTGGTACAACACCGGACAATTCGCCGACCAGCGCCTCGACAACACTGGTGTGTCGCTTGCGAGCCCGGCGACCACGGGTGTCCCGCAGCGTCACCGGGGCAACTACAGTTTCTACGCCGTTGCCGACCAGATGATCTGGCGCCCGAGCGCGGACAGTCCGCAATCGGTCGGCGTGTTTGCCAGAATCATGGGCGCGCCGGGTGACCGTAACCTGGTTGACCTTGGCGTGAACGCCGGCGTGACATTGAAGGCGCCGTTCAAAGGACGCGACAACGACATCGTTGGGTTGGCGGTGGGCTACGCGAAAATCGGCTCACACGCGCAGGGCCTTGCCAGCGACACGGCCTCTCTGACCACGCCGGGCTATCCGTCGCGCAGCGCCGAGACCATCATTGAGGCGACCTACCAGTTTCAGGTCACACCGTGGTGGCAGATGCAGGCCGACTTCCAATACGCGTTCCGTCCGGCGGGTGGCATCCCGAATCCGGAGAAACCTTCGGAGCGGGTCGGCAATGAAGCGGTCGTGGGCGTGCGCGCCACTATCGTGTTCTGA
- a CDS encoding Crp/Fnr family transcriptional regulator, which translates to MAQGHQENENHLLAVLPDLEWERLAPHLVLVDMPLGNVVYESGDRLNYVYFPTTCIVSLLYVMEDGASAEIAIVGNEGLIGIALFMGGETTPSRAVVQSAGKAYRLDAQILKEEFHRAGPVQRLLLRYTQALITQMAQTAVCNRHHSIDQQLCRWLLLSIDRLSSNELKMTQELIANMLGVRRSGVTEAALKLQDAGLIRYSHGHIEVLDRPGLEKRVCECYGVVRREFDRLLPALKAL; encoded by the coding sequence ATGGCCCAAGGTCATCAAGAAAACGAAAATCATCTGCTGGCCGTGCTGCCTGACCTCGAGTGGGAGCGACTGGCGCCGCATCTGGTGCTCGTGGATATGCCGCTTGGCAACGTCGTCTACGAATCGGGCGATCGGCTCAATTACGTTTATTTTCCGACCACCTGTATCGTGTCGCTGCTGTATGTGATGGAGGACGGTGCATCCGCCGAAATCGCGATCGTCGGCAATGAAGGGCTCATCGGCATCGCGCTTTTCATGGGCGGCGAGACCACACCCAGCCGGGCAGTCGTACAAAGCGCAGGCAAGGCTTATCGCCTCGACGCCCAGATACTGAAAGAAGAATTTCATCGCGCCGGCCCTGTGCAGCGCCTCCTGCTGCGCTATACGCAGGCGTTGATCACGCAGATGGCGCAGACGGCAGTCTGTAATCGACACCACTCGATCGATCAGCAGTTGTGCAGGTGGCTTCTGCTCAGCATCGACCGCCTCTCTTCAAACGAACTGAAGATGACGCAGGAACTGATCGCCAATATGCTGGGCGTGCGCCGATCCGGCGTCACCGAGGCCGCGCTGAAATTGCAGGACGCGGGGTTGATTCGCTACAGCCATGGTCATATCGAGGTGCTGGACAGGCCCGGACTCGAAAAACGTGTGTGCGAATGCTACGGCGTGGTGAGGCGCGAATTCGACCGGCTGCTGCCCGCTTTGAAAGCGTTATGA
- a CDS encoding HAMP domain-containing sensor histidine kinase: MSAHLASTEFSSVGSALNCLVVTDAMMKPASRASAGGFLTGAYATEQPVEAAPLSNEILAMVAHELRGPLTPLRMASELIRSASAERPEILRLIDMIDRQVNGIARLAQDLMDATRVDRGALRLNKVDLEIATLLADSCEITAAAATAKNQAFSVSIPDRTLRVEGDPVRLTQAVSNLLHNAVKYTPARGNIRMTVLAEGNNVVIKIKDDGTGISPVLLPHIFELFAQSSRTIAFSAGGLGIGLAVVNAIAQAHGGAVSAASAGPGQGSEFTLKLPIVA; the protein is encoded by the coding sequence ATGTCAGCACATCTGGCGTCCACCGAATTCTCTTCGGTTGGTTCTGCATTGAACTGTCTGGTCGTGACCGACGCGATGATGAAGCCAGCTAGCCGTGCTTCCGCGGGTGGCTTCCTGACGGGAGCGTATGCGACGGAGCAACCTGTCGAAGCGGCACCATTGAGCAATGAGATTCTGGCGATGGTGGCGCACGAGTTGCGCGGTCCGTTGACGCCGCTTCGGATGGCCAGCGAGTTGATCCGCAGCGCCTCGGCCGAACGTCCGGAGATACTCCGGCTGATCGATATGATCGATCGGCAGGTCAATGGAATCGCGCGGCTCGCGCAGGATTTGATGGATGCAACCCGCGTCGATCGGGGCGCGCTCCGGCTCAACAAAGTCGATCTGGAGATTGCCACCCTGCTCGCTGACAGTTGCGAGATTACGGCCGCCGCCGCCACGGCAAAGAATCAGGCTTTTAGCGTGTCGATTCCAGACCGGACCTTGCGCGTTGAGGGTGACCCCGTGCGTTTGACGCAGGCCGTCAGCAACCTCTTGCACAACGCGGTGAAATACACGCCGGCGCGCGGCAATATACGCATGACCGTGCTTGCCGAGGGAAACAACGTTGTCATCAAAATCAAGGACGATGGGACGGGGATCTCGCCCGTCCTGCTGCCGCACATTTTCGAGTTGTTCGCGCAATCCAGCAGAACGATCGCCTTCAGCGCGGGCGGCCTTGGCATTGGCCTCGCGGTTGTGAACGCGATTGCTCAAGCTCACGGCGGGGCGGTTTCGGCAGCGAGCGCAGGTCCGGGGCAAGGCAGTGAGTTCACGCTCAAGCTGCCGATCGTCGCGTAG
- a CDS encoding universal stress protein: MYQRILVAIDGSETSEHAFASALQIARDNGAQLQPLYVIDNPLMPYDASGYDPTILRDACMQEGQRLLADALARMKHENVAGEPRIVDVAPIGEDIAERIRISADEFNADLLVLGTHGRRGFKRMVLGSVAERVVRGAHLPVLLVPSRQAQTTVAPTARHGHADVAAAMYELRR; this comes from the coding sequence ATGTATCAACGCATTCTGGTAGCGATCGACGGCAGCGAGACGTCCGAACATGCATTCGCCAGCGCGCTGCAAATCGCTCGCGACAATGGCGCACAGTTGCAGCCGCTCTATGTGATCGACAACCCACTGATGCCATACGACGCGTCCGGCTACGATCCGACCATCTTGCGCGACGCCTGCATGCAGGAAGGCCAGCGGTTGCTCGCGGACGCTCTGGCGCGGATGAAGCATGAAAACGTGGCCGGCGAGCCGAGGATCGTCGACGTCGCACCGATCGGCGAAGACATCGCGGAACGGATCCGCATCTCGGCCGACGAATTCAATGCGGACCTGCTGGTGCTAGGCACACACGGGCGGCGGGGATTCAAGCGCATGGTTCTGGGCAGCGTGGCCGAACGTGTCGTGCGCGGTGCGCACCTGCCGGTGTTGCTGGTGCCGAGCCGGCAAGCGCAAACCACCGTCGCGCCGACCGCCAGACACGGACACGCCGACGTCGCCGCGGCGATGTACGAATTGCGCCGCTAA
- a CDS encoding lysylphosphatidylglycerol synthase transmembrane domain-containing protein, producing MSTPQHRAASAPLMPESGELPPTAKPGVETGLVRIAPGLLGKTSRLRSVMFWIVGLTGCIAVVLVVLHLGSLQKMAELIRSARPGWMLVALALQCGTYVSAAFVWREALREAGHPLSLRTLTPLGIAKVFTDQVLPSGGISGTMLVVRGLSGRHVPGGIAMAAMLVGMVSYDIAYLLVVLASASMLWLQHRLNMALIAGVAIFVVITVAVPAAVLGLKQWGQRAPIAWLSKWLGVTTLLRQLTDAPTLLLHNPRLLLRTVGLQLAIFVFDALTLWLAFHAIGEVPPFWVVFVSFIIASMVATIGPIPVGLGTFEATSVGMLSLLGVSVEAALAATLLLRALTFWLPMLPGIWLARREIRLQ from the coding sequence ATGAGTACTCCGCAGCACCGCGCCGCCAGCGCCCCGCTCATGCCGGAAAGCGGCGAACTGCCGCCCACGGCGAAGCCCGGCGTCGAGACCGGCCTCGTGCGCATCGCTCCCGGCTTGCTCGGCAAAACATCGCGGCTGCGCTCCGTCATGTTCTGGATCGTCGGGCTGACGGGCTGTATCGCGGTCGTTCTGGTGGTGCTGCACCTCGGCTCACTACAGAAGATGGCCGAACTGATCCGCTCTGCTCGCCCCGGGTGGATGCTGGTCGCGCTTGCGCTTCAGTGCGGCACCTATGTCAGCGCGGCGTTCGTGTGGCGCGAGGCATTGCGCGAAGCCGGACATCCGCTGTCTCTACGCACCCTGACTCCACTGGGCATCGCCAAGGTATTCACCGATCAGGTGCTGCCTAGCGGCGGCATCAGCGGCACGATGCTGGTGGTGCGCGGTCTCAGCGGCCGGCATGTCCCAGGCGGAATCGCGATGGCCGCCATGCTGGTCGGCATGGTGTCTTACGACATCGCCTACCTGCTCGTCGTGCTTGCCAGCGCAAGCATGCTGTGGCTGCAGCATCGGCTGAACATGGCACTGATCGCAGGGGTGGCGATCTTCGTCGTGATCACGGTGGCGGTACCGGCTGCCGTGCTGGGACTCAAACAATGGGGGCAACGCGCGCCGATCGCATGGCTCAGCAAATGGCTGGGTGTCACCACCCTGCTTCGGCAGTTGACCGACGCGCCCACGCTGCTGCTGCACAACCCTCGCCTGCTACTGCGAACCGTCGGGCTGCAACTGGCCATCTTCGTATTCGATGCGTTGACGCTCTGGCTCGCGTTCCATGCGATCGGCGAAGTGCCGCCGTTCTGGGTCGTATTCGTCAGCTTCATCATCGCGTCGATGGTGGCCACCATCGGTCCGATTCCGGTCGGCCTCGGCACTTTCGAAGCCACCTCCGTGGGCATGCTGAGTTTGCTCGGCGTGTCGGTGGAAGCGGCGCTCGCCGCCACGCTTCTGTTGCGCGCCCTGACCTTCTGGCTGCCGATGCTGCCCGGCATCTGGCTGGCGCGCCGGGAGATCCGGCTTCAGTAG